CACCCTTTACGTGACGCTCGAACCCTGCCCCATGTGCGCGCCGGCCATCGTGCAGGCGCGGCTCGACCGGGTGGTCTTCGGGGCGTACGATCCCAAGCTCGGCGGCGCAGGCTCGGTCCTCAGCCTCATCGAGCGGCCCGAGTATCCGCATCGGGTCGAGGTCATCGGCGGGATCCTGGAAGCGGAATGCCAATCGCAGCTCAGGGCCTTCTTCGAGAGCAAGCGTGAAAGGTGAAGAAAAGTAGGGGCGCAAGGCTTGACGATTAAAGCGAGCTTTTGATAGAGTAAATCTTGTCGGCGGCGCAAGTCGCCCGACGAAAACCGAGCCTGGAGGGTAACCGAATGGTGAGGAGGCTGCCTCGAAAGCAGTTACCCCGCAAGGGGCTGTGGGTTCGAATCCCATGCCCTCCGCTCTAACGAAACCGCCCCGCGAATCGCGGGGCGGTTTCGTTTTGACTCCCCCCATTTTTATCCCCCCGCTCCAGAGTGAGGCGGGGGGATAATAGGCCTTCTTAAGCTTCCTTGGGCGGCAGGAACCGCTCCAGCGGCAGCGACAGATCCGCCATCTCCAGGAGCAGTTCGCGGGGCGGCAGCTCGTTCTTGTTCAGGTCCAGCGGCCCGAGCTCCGCCATGGCCAGGAAGAAGCCCACCACCACCTGCGGATCGAAGTGCGAGCCCGCGCAGCGGCGCATCTCGACCAGCGCGTCCATGATAGGCACCCGGGGGCGGTACTTGCGATCGCTGGTCAGCGTGTCGAAGGCGTCGGCCAAGGCCAAAATCCGCCCGCCGATGGGAATCGCCTCAGCCTTGAGGCGGCGCGGATAGCCGGCGCCATCGTAACGCTCGTGGTGCGAGCACGCCGCATCCGCCACGTCGCGCATCTGCTTGAAGGGCTCGAGGATCCGGTAGCCCTTGCCCGGATGCTGCTTGATGATCATGAACTCCTCGTCCGTCAGGCGCGAGGGCTTGTTGAGGATCTCGTCCGGGATGCCGATCTTCCCGATGTCGTGCAGGATGCCGCCCAGCTTGATGCGCTGGCAGTGCTCGGGGTCCAGGCCCATGGCCACCGCGGTGAGGTAGCCGTACTGGGCCACGTTCTCCGAGTGGTTGGCCGTGTACTTGTCCTTGCTGTCCAGGGCCCGTGCGAGCCCCTTGATGGTCTCTAGGCTGCCTTCGTTGACCTGCTCCATGAGGGCGTGGTTGTCGAAGGCGAGGCCCAGCTTGCGCCCCACGTTCTCGATGAGGTCCAGCTCGTCCTGGGTGAAGTCGGTGCCGTCCAGCTTATTGAAGACCTGAAGCACCCCGTAGTGCTGACGATGGGTGTGGATGGGCGCGATCGCCACCTGACGCTCCTGGCACAGGGCGTGATCCGGGCCCACCTCGGCCGCGATGGCCTCGGCGTTGCGGATCTCGACGCTCTTGAGCCCCGCGTGGGAATTGGCGAGCTTGCCGCAGGCATGGCCCGACAAGCAGCCGCCATTCGCGTAGGGGCACCCTTCGGCCACCGTCACGTCCAGCGGCTGCTGACGGCGCGCCTTGGGGCGCGAGAAGACCAGGACCTTCTCGACCTCGAGGGCCTTCTGGACCAGGCGAACCGTCGCACTCAGAATCTCGGGCAGCTCCGGCCGCAGCATGATCCCGTCCAGCTCGCCTAGGAAGGCCTGGAAGGCCTCGTGACGCGCGGCCAGGCGCTGGAGGGTCTCCGAGTCCATGGCCGCGACCACCTGGGGCACGAAGGCCCCGATGAGGGCCTCCTCCTCGGGGGAGAACTCCTTGATGGCGTTGCTGGCGAGGGCGAGCACCCCGAGGGCCGTCTCACGCGCGATCAAGGGAATGAAGAGCAGCGTCGGAAAGCGCCAGTCTGCGATCTCGGCCGGCATGGTAAAGCCGTGATCGCTGTTGGCGTCCTGGACCAGCACCGGCTTGCGCTGGAGGGCCAGGTATTCGAAGAAGGGAAGCTGATTGCGGCCGGGAGCCGAGAGCTCTGCCATCGCGCGGCCGATGGGCACCAGCGTGGCGCGATCCATCCCGAACATGCGGATGGCGGCGTCATAGATACAGCGGCGGCGCGCCTCGTGATCGTCGAGGTCCAGGATCGCCCCCGAGAGGCGCGCGAGTTCCTGCCAGGTCTTGAGGCGGTCATCCAGGGTGGTGGCCATGGTCTCTCCGATAAAAGGCTCCCTTCCTGTACGGAAGGGAGCCGATGCCCGTGATCGGTTACTGTGGAATGCTGAAGCTGCCGGTGGCCACGTAGCCGTCCATCAGCTCCACGTCCCACTTGTCGCCGTTCTTCTTGCAGTTGAGGATGCGCTCGAAGGTGTTGTCGGCGTTCTTCTTAGCAACCCAACCCGTGCCGCTCTTGGTGTTGAGGTTCAACTTGAACGAGCCGTTGTTCGTGGTGAAGGCCTTCTCGACGGCCCAGCCCTGAGGGATGGCCTTGCCGTTGTTGCCGATGCCGATGAAGTAGTTGAACTTGAGGGGCTCCTCGGACTTGCCGGGCGCCGTGAAGAGGAACTCCTGGCTCTCGATGGCGAGCGCGAGGGGGTTCGACAGGTTCGCCGT
This genomic window from bacterium contains:
- the tadA gene encoding tRNA adenosine(34) deaminase TadA, which codes for MQQAIEAAEHARSLGEVPVGAVLVHEGQIVATGWNTRETQQDPTGHAELMALRLGGEALGRWRLTGCTLYVTLEPCPMCAPAIVQARLDRVVFGAYDPKLGGAGSVLSLIERPEYPHRVEVIGGILEAECQSQLRAFFESKRER
- a CDS encoding HD domain-containing protein — its product is MATTLDDRLKTWQELARLSGAILDLDDHEARRRCIYDAAIRMFGMDRATLVPIGRAMAELSAPGRNQLPFFEYLALQRKPVLVQDANSDHGFTMPAEIADWRFPTLLFIPLIARETALGVLALASNAIKEFSPEEEALIGAFVPQVVAAMDSETLQRLAARHEAFQAFLGELDGIMLRPELPEILSATVRLVQKALEVEKVLVFSRPKARRQQPLDVTVAEGCPYANGGCLSGHACGKLANSHAGLKSVEIRNAEAIAAEVGPDHALCQERQVAIAPIHTHRQHYGVLQVFNKLDGTDFTQDELDLIENVGRKLGLAFDNHALMEQVNEGSLETIKGLARALDSKDKYTANHSENVAQYGYLTAVAMGLDPEHCQRIKLGGILHDIGKIGIPDEILNKPSRLTDEEFMIIKQHPGKGYRILEPFKQMRDVADAACSHHERYDGAGYPRRLKAEAIPIGGRILALADAFDTLTSDRKYRPRVPIMDALVEMRRCAGSHFDPQVVVGFFLAMAELGPLDLNKNELPPRELLLEMADLSLPLERFLPPKEA